tttaatttttaattaaaatttaataatttctataacttttattgatttttattttttatcattttatcacatGCCACGTCATGAATTTTTGCAATTCAAGTGCCCAATTGAGTACACAAAAAAAAGggacataattatttttttgaaaaagtttgaaggtctttttaatgtattttgaaagtttaagtatgCTTAACTCTAAATTTTATTTAGGATAAAAAGAttatattgattaatataataaatacGAAGAGTAgttttatcttaaattttaaataacttaaaaagGTAGCCAAAATGAGATATATTTATATTACAATATCTTTTAATACTGTTTAGTAATATAAAATTATGGGATGATAAAAATATTGAGAAtccaaatattatataatatcatTCCTGAATGTAATATTATGGATAGTATTTCCTACTTTGGCATAATCCATAGCTTTTTGTTAGTGAGAAATGGGATATGATTTGCATCCTCACACATTGTGAAGGGATTATCTTCACTTCGGGTATCCATTTCCAACCTCAAACAAAGGTCGGTCTAAGTTGCCAAAGCGCAGTAAATACAACTGCCTTTGCGGGAATGATTCAATCTATGAATCGAAATTAGATGTTGAGTCCCAGGTGGTGTTGTTTAAGAGCCATCAAATTTGCACTCAACACTATAAATAGCTTACATATAGATTGAATAAAGAAACTATAATTATTATGTAATGATTCTCACCCGTGATTCCCGGCTTAAACCTTTCCTTTGCCAACCCATCTCTTAGAGCTGatgatttcttttttccttttacttGTACAACAAATTTTCTTTGGAGACTTCACCTTTGATTTTGCTGATGACCTAACACATCGTGGAAGCCGAAGAGCCAAAACAAGAAAGAAGACAAAACCCCATTTCCACTTCGGAGCTGCTTCAATGGCGTTTTCTAGTAATCTAAACTGGATACCTCTTTGGTCAGCATTGCTTACAGTCTTTGTCACTAGGGTTAATGGCATTGATATCTATTTAGATTGGAATGTTTCCCTCAACGATGGTTTGATCCCTTTGTTGGAGGACCAACAGGCATGCTTATATCATCTCTCTCTTCAACCTATGTTACCCAGACTTAAGTGATTAACAAATACGATTATACATCCCAtacaaatatattcaattttatgaTAAATACAGGTTGTTGTAATCAATGGGATGTTTCCGGGGCCTTTGATTAATGCCACAACCGATGATGTTGTTCATGTCAATGTATTTAACTACATGGACGAACCTCTACTCTTTACATGGTATgtgatttctttttcctttttatgacGTATCATTTCTTAGAGATGATTGTATAAACAGGTTAAGTTAAACttggattcaattttttttttaataatgttgtaACTTTGAATACAAATGACTTTAAATTCCAAATCTATTAAATGCTATCTATGCTTTGCTTGTTTCACTAAAAatgacttttaaaaaatatattttatgttgtttgacaaatttacagaaaatatttcataaaagctatttcaataaaataaccataaatttgagattttattatattttcggGAAAATGGACTGTTTTGCAAAACTGAACAAAACGAGGTTTAGGATTTAATTGTAGAATAAGAAAATTTGTGTTTGaggaattaaattgtagaatagtaAAATTTGGATTTCAAGGATTAAATTGtcaaaaaaatataactttagaATATAAGGGATTGTTAACAGTGAAGAGAGCTTCCCTTTTGTTACTCTGAaagcttcttctttttgtttcttcAACAATAAAGACAGTGAACATAACCTTATCAGTTTGGAAAATGTCTTATTGAAGTTaagatatttttcttaaaaaaatcttgattttactatttttttgagGAATGATTTCTTTTGGTAATTCATTTttcattaaacaatttattttacgAAAAACAATTTACATGCAAACAAACGGATCCTTAATTACAACCACCAATTAAATTAAGCTGTAATTTGAGAATTTTTATGTATGATATGATTTGAGTTTTAAACCAATAGAATGATAAAAGTGACTTCatcaaataattgaaatgaacttcgtattatttttttctttcgactTAAATGgggtaaaaaaaaaaaggcttgaaTAAAGTGGTGATGATGGGGCAGGAATGGCATACAACAAAGACGAAATTCATGGCAAGATGGAGTTTCAGGCACAAATTGTCCAATCAAACCAATCAAAAACTGGACTTACGTGTTCCAAATGAAGGATCAAATCGGCACTTTCTTCTACTTTCCTTCCATAAATTTCCTGAAAGCTTCGGGTGGATATGGACCGATCCGAGTTAACAACAGGGACAACGTCCCTGTCCCTTTCCCCCAACCCGAAGCTGAATTCGATCTTCTTATTGGTGATTGGTATTCTGGTGACTACAAGGTGaattatgtttttcatttttaatataataaaaggaTTATAGTTAAATGTTGGGAGTAATCAACATGAATATCAACTCTAGTgatcattttctttttaatttttaattgaaattatgTTTTGAGTATGTTATTGTAACAGCATTTCAGGAAAATGTTGGAAACAGAGGAGAGTGCATATGATGTCACCCCTGATACTATCCTAATGAATGGGATGGGCCCTTTTATAGATTCAGATTCACTTTGGTATGAAACCTTCACGGTTGAGAAAGGTAGGCTGATGAAAAACAATTTCCAACCAAGAAATTGGCTTTATTTACTGATTCCATAAAACTTGAGTTACTTATAAATTGCATCTGCTGCAACTtgactattttaataatataagattgaaataaaaatttaatattatatgagTAGGTCATTTTGTGTGCTTATGATTTTATGGGTCTATATCTTTAATTAAAAGAGAATCGTTTTGCGAGCTTTAATATATCACGAGTTTAAATTATCGGGATCACATACTTAACGTAGATAGAATGTCTATCATTTAAATGTAAGGACATTTATTCTCTAGACAAGATAAACCCCTATCTAAGATAACCTATGATGAAAAGTCATTAGTAAAACGATTAACTTAATTTGTAGGGAATATGGAACTAATATGTGGGCGACATATGGTAATTATCAGTGAGAAACCTACAAAGGTTTTtgaacacaaaaaaaaagaaagaaaaaaaagtgaagacTCTCATTCCTCTAACTAAACTCTCAACTCTGTCCTATTCTCTCtcggtattcacattttaatcatTCACCTTCTATGTGAACCATTACAAATTGTGGCATCCAAGGTTTATAaactccatatatatatatattttttacaggGAAGACTTATAGATTCAGGATATCAAATATTGGAGGCACATTGAGCTTGAATTTCAGGATTCAAAGCCATGCAATGTTGTTGGTCGAAACAGAAGGATCTTACACCAATCAAATTACCCTGAATTCCCTTGATGTTCATGTTGGCCAATCTTACTCTGTTCTCGTCACAGCCGATCAAAACGATGCGGACTTTTACATCATTGCAAGCCCTAAATTACTCTATGCCACCGGCATCGCCGGCGTCGGTATTCTTCACTATTCCAATTCCACCACACTAGCTGGCGGAGCTCATCCTAGTGGACCTGATGCTTTTGATTTGGGTTTCTCGATGAATCAAGCTAAATCCATCAGGTAAGTGAATCCGGATGATATAGCTttggaaataaaatttattcaatgtACATCTTGTAAAGACCAATCtatatattaatccaaaacaattATATTTTAACAGGTGGAATTTAACCACAGGGGCAGCAAGGCCAAACCCACAAGGAAGCTTCAGTGTATCAAACATAGCACTGTCTCAAACTT
The sequence above is drawn from the Gossypium hirsutum isolate 1008001.06 chromosome A05, Gossypium_hirsutum_v2.1, whole genome shotgun sequence genome and encodes:
- the LOC107960605 gene encoding monocopper oxidase-like protein SKU5; this encodes MISFFLLLVQQIFFGDFTFDFADDLTHRGSRRAKTRKKTKPHFHFGAASMAFSSNLNWIPLWSALLTVFVTRVNGIDIYLDWNVSLNDGLIPLLEDQQVVVINGMFPGPLINATTDDVVHVNVFNYMDEPLLFTWNGIQQRRNSWQDGVSGTNCPIKPIKNWTYVFQMKDQIGTFFYFPSINFLKASGGYGPIRVNNRDNVPVPFPQPEAEFDLLIGDWYSGDYKHFRKMLETEESAYDVTPDTILMNGMGPFIDSDSLWYETFTVEKGKTYRFRISNIGGTLSLNFRIQSHAMLLVETEGSYTNQITLNSLDVHVGQSYSVLVTADQNDADFYIIASPKLLYATGIAGVGILHYSNSTTLAGGAHPSGPDAFDLGFSMNQAKSIRWNLTTGAARPNPQGSFSVSNIALSQTFILQSSRAEVNGQPRLVVNNVSYFTPDTPLKLADHLTNGTGVYELEEFPVQSVNFDTLYGTSVVSGNYRGWIELVFQNNMDDMDSWHLDGYSFFVVGFGNGHWTPDARNTYNTIDPVARSTTQVYPHGWTAVYAFLDNPGMWNLRSQTLKNWYLGLQLYIRVYDPDPNPAKERPPPENLLFCGLFEYQSLAPARHRHLNH